One Mercurialis annua linkage group LG3, ddMerAnnu1.2, whole genome shotgun sequence DNA window includes the following coding sequences:
- the LOC126674523 gene encoding uncharacterized protein LOC126674523 yields the protein MKKTASMILKQIVSLVSCIAKTKCVAIKDKTSAAKARLLMLAFTKSKKTLMGQDDGDSKQQAMVVYDDSNSSSWCIDQDYDDDDDKYPDLRHSLFDEEDSGLGGSVIDMVKSSKGEDFRLEDEIDHVADLFIVRFHKQMRLQKLQSFKRLQEMLARGL from the coding sequence ATGAAGAAGACAGCTTCAATGATCCTGAAGCAGATAGTGAGTTTGGTGAGTTGTATAGCGAAGACTAAATGTGTGGCCATCAAGGACAAAACCAGCGCAGCTAAGGCCCGTCTCCTCATGTTGGCATTCACCAAGAGCAAGAAAACGCTGATGGGCCAAGATGACGGTGATAGCAAGCAGCAGGCCATGGTTGTGTACGATGACTCAAATTCAAGCAGTTGGTGCATTGATCAGGACTACGACGACGATGATGATAAGTACCCTGATCTGCGGCACTCGCTGTTTGATGAGGAGGATTCCGGGCTGGGAGGGTCCGTCATCGACATGGTGAAGAGTTCGAAAGGAGAAGACTTCAGGTTGGAAGATGAGATTGATCACGTTGCTGATTTGTTCATCGTCAGATTCCACAAGCAGATGCGTCTGCAGAAGCTTCAATCCTTTAAGAGGTTGCAAGAGATGCTTGCAAGAGGcctttaa